One Candidatus Thermoplasmatota archaeon genomic region harbors:
- a CDS encoding L-threonylcarbamoyladenylate synthase codes for MNHTTIARALSALRNGEVIVYPTDTLYALGADVFNDIAIQKIFLIKKRPETLALPIAVGSISEIEKVGYLTPLAEIVANHFLPGPVTLLIQKKECISKKITGGRETVAVRIPNHPLALHLLSTFGPITATSANIHAQETPQSTRDIQAQLHGDVAVFLDGGRLKGLPSTIVDVTTEKPVIVRQGVVSSEEIMAVVEHG; via the coding sequence ATGAACCATACAACTATAGCTCGTGCTCTTTCTGCATTAAGAAATGGTGAAGTTATCGTATATCCAACTGACACGTTGTATGCTCTCGGCGCAGATGTTTTTAATGATATTGCTATTCAGAAAATTTTTTTGATAAAAAAAAGACCTGAAACATTAGCATTACCCATTGCTGTCGGATCTATCTCTGAAATAGAAAAAGTCGGCTATCTAACTCCACTTGCCGAGATTGTTGCCAACCATTTTTTACCAGGCCCAGTCACACTGCTGATACAAAAAAAAGAGTGCATCTCGAAAAAAATCACAGGTGGACGAGAAACTGTTGCAGTTCGAATCCCAAATCATCCTCTTGCGTTGCATCTGCTTTCAACATTTGGTCCTATAACAGCAACAAGTGCAAATATACATGCCCAGGAAACACCCCAAAGTACAAGGGATATTCAAGCACAATTACACGGTGATGTTGCTGTTTTTCTGGATGGAGGACGATTGAAAGGTTTACCTTCGACGATTGTTGATGTAACCACGGAAAAACCAGTTATTGTACGTCAAGGTGTTGTTTCTTCTGAGGAGATTATGGCTGTGGTTGAACATGGATGA
- the map gene encoding type II methionyl aminopeptidase encodes MDDQTYQKYRKAGKIAAAARDLGVEIIREKVSFLDVVQRVEQFIQQQGAGLAFPVNISVNTLAAHFTPLSTDSLCFKRGDVVKLDVGAHVDGYIADTAVTVEVGTTNYRELIRASEQALNQAIQHIHPGSDLGAVGKVIEQAITSYGFKPIENLTGHSMKEYELHAGMSVPNINAGMTRCAPKVGDVLAIEPFATTGAGRVVSGQGSNIYLCTPSLKSRFIRDDKIKQSFQKLKATFLTLPFAHRWCLDLFHDSTDSVLKKLSYYGLIRQYPQLVEAKKGIVSQKEHTVIVTEDGCTVIT; translated from the coding sequence ATGGATGATCAAACCTATCAAAAATATAGAAAAGCTGGAAAGATTGCTGCTGCTGCTCGAGATCTCGGTGTTGAAATCATCAGAGAAAAAGTTTCTTTTCTTGATGTAGTACAACGCGTAGAACAATTTATACAGCAGCAAGGAGCAGGTCTTGCTTTTCCTGTAAATATTTCAGTAAATACGCTTGCTGCTCATTTCACCCCTTTATCAACAGATTCTCTGTGTTTTAAACGAGGCGATGTCGTAAAACTTGATGTTGGGGCACATGTTGATGGGTATATCGCTGATACTGCGGTTACCGTTGAAGTTGGGACTACAAACTATCGTGAATTGATCCGTGCTTCTGAACAAGCATTAAATCAAGCTATTCAGCATATACATCCAGGATCTGATCTTGGTGCTGTCGGCAAGGTTATCGAACAGGCCATTACCTCCTACGGCTTCAAACCAATTGAAAATCTTACGGGTCATAGTATGAAAGAGTATGAACTACACGCAGGGATGTCAGTCCCGAATATCAATGCTGGGATGACCCGATGTGCACCAAAGGTTGGTGATGTGCTTGCAATAGAACCATTTGCAACGACTGGTGCTGGTCGTGTTGTTAGTGGACAAGGAAGTAATATTTATCTTTGTACGCCTTCATTAAAATCAAGGTTTATTCGTGATGATAAAATAAAACAAAGTTTTCAAAAACTCAAAGCAACCTTTTTAACATTGCCCTTTGCGCATCGGTGGTGTCTCGATCTGTTTCATGACTCGACAGATAGTGTATTGAAAAAGCTATCCTATTACGGTTTGATACGACAGTATCCTCAACTTGTCGAAGCAAAGAAAGGTATTGTATCACAAAAAGAACATACAGTCATCGTAACTGAGGATGGGTGTACGGTGATTACATGA